A genomic stretch from Lathyrus oleraceus cultivar Zhongwan6 chromosome 2, CAAS_Psat_ZW6_1.0, whole genome shotgun sequence includes:
- the LOC127122545 gene encoding uncharacterized protein LOC127122545, whose product MSFLSGSMVIDTLTNGSVATSLVCLKCPLTIYATNLVCLQLSQVDVILGMKWLELNLVHIKIFAMTVIFPKMERDRELMFISAKQVEEFLIYEAHVFAMFASLGIDSKVVMGEIPIVCDFPEVFPNDISDFPPEREVEFAIDLVSGTSISLRSPYRMLAS is encoded by the coding sequence ATGTCATTTTTGAGTGgaagtatggttattgataccCTAACCAATGGTTCAGTAGCTACTTCATTGGTGTGTTTGAAGTGTCCATTGACCATTTATGCGACGAACTTAGTCTGTTTACAATTGAGTCAAGTTGATGTTATCCTTGGGATGAAATGGTTGGAGTTAAACCTTGTTCATATCAAAATCTTCGCCATGACTGTGATATTTCCTAAGATGGAAAGAGATAGAGAGTTGATGTTCATATCTGCTAAGCAAGTAGAAGAATTCTTGATATATGAGGCACATGTGTTCGCTATGTTTGCTTCTTTGGGAATCGATAGTAAAGTTGTGATGGGAGAGATACCAatagtgtgtgattttcctgaagTATTTCCTAACGATATCAGTGATTTTCCACCAGAGCGTGAGGTGGAGTTTGCTATAGACTTAGTATCTGGTACTAGTATATCGTTGAGGTCTCCTTATAGAATGTTAGCTTCATAG